One window of the Populus nigra chromosome 4, ddPopNigr1.1, whole genome shotgun sequence genome contains the following:
- the LOC133691955 gene encoding disease resistance protein RPM1-like produces MADGAVSFLLDKLTTILLQKASLLGDARDKIEEIKLELESMKSFLRDAERRKEKSDSVETWVRQVREVAYEVEDIIDEFMHHKYKKPLKNGFKGIVEGVVKFPKNITSRHRISSKLQKVIAKVHEVSERSKRYGFDQLDEEATRNVAGDRWQHYGESATFVDDDDIVGMEESTEQLLGWLMEDEPRRTVISIVGMGGLGKTTLVTRVYNNHIIKRGFDCWAWISVSQTCGTGELLRSIIKELFGATSVVIPNNVGSMNYRQLVGMLIDYLHLKRYVIVLDDVWSIDLWSIIRTAFPNNRYGSRIILTTRNKNVATSVGIGSRVHQLAPLQEKDAWALLCKKAFWNDTDHLCPKELKHLAMAILKKCEGLPLAIVAVGGLMCSRSKTVVEWKKVFESLNWQLSNNPMLEQVKGILLLSFNDLPFYLKYCFLFCCVFRDGYPIRRKKLIRLWIAEGFIRERKGMTLEEIAEEYLTELVLRSLIQVTETNDAGRVKICRVQDVMRELAMTISEKENFCTAYDGYPSKLEGKIRRLSVHSTGESIRLGSAMSHHLRSFFVFPTDTCSSFSLAVVSSKFKFLRVLDLEGVPIETMPGTLVELFNLRYLNLRDTDIRELPKSMERLNKLQTLDVWNTYIERLPSGISKLSNLRHLFMLHKNGQNSQTTDALISMQAPGGVWNIRSLQTLACIEAEKELIQQVGNLTGLKRLEIAKLRAADGPKLCDSIQKLTGLLRLGVMATNTEEELQLEALPLTPIFLQKLTLIGQLNRLPPWIGSLENLTHLYLGYSRLQEDILSSIHVLSSLVFLELKKAYDGRALHFKEGWFPRLNKLNLVELVQLDSMKLEENSLPSIRELYLIRCQAMKALPQGIEHLNGLQKLHLEDVHEQLLQRFRSGLIEDHQKVQHIPTIKLVYITEQTRVVETL; encoded by the coding sequence ATGGCAGATGGTGCTGTGAGTTTCTTACTTGATAAACTAACTACAATCCTACTGCAAAAAGCATCACTGCTGGGAGATGCTCGTGATAAAATAGAAGAAATCAAACTTGAGCTAGAGAGCATGAAATCATTCTTAAGAGATGcagaaagaagaaaggaaaagagtGATTCAGTGGAAACATGGGTGAGGCAAGTAAGAGAGGTTGCGTATGAAGTCGAGGATATAATAGATGAGTTCATGCATCACAAATATAAGAAACCTCTTAAGAATGGATTCAAGGGTATCGTCGAAGGCGTGGTCAAATTCCCCAAGAACATAACTTCAAGGCATCGAATTTCTTCAAAACTACAAAAGGTCATAGCTAAGGTTCATGAGGTTTCAGAGAGAAGCAAGCGATATGGTTTTGATCAGCTTGATGAGGAGGCTACAAGAAATGTTGCTGGCGATAGGTGGCAGCATTATGGAGAATCGGCAACGTTTgtggatgatgatgatatagTGGGAATGGAAGAGAGCACGGAGCAGCTGCTTGGATGGTTAATGGAGGATGAACCTCGCCGGACTGTTATTTCAATTGTGGGAATGGGTGGTCTTGGTAAGACCACTCTAGTCACAAGAGTCTACAACAATCATATAATCAAGAGAGGCTTTGATTGTTGGGCATGGATATCTGTGTCTCAAACATGTGGGACTGGCGAGCTGTTGAGAAGCATCATCAAGGAGCTATTTGGCGCGACATCAGTGGTGATACCAAACAACGTGGGTTCAATGAACTACAGACAGCTTGTGGGTATGCTTATTGATTATTTGCACCTGAAAAGGTATGTTATTGTCCTAGATGATGTATGGAGCATAGATCTTTGGAGTATAATAAGAACTGCATTTCCCAATAATAGATATGGAAGCAGAATTATCCTCACAACTAGGAACAAGAATGTAGCTACCTCTGTTGGAATTGGAAGCCGTGTCCATCAGCTTGCGCCTCTTCAAGAGAAAGATGCTTGGGCCCTCTTGTGCAAAAAGGCATTTTGGAATGACACGGATCACCTTTGTCCCAAAGAGCTTAAACATTTAGCTATGGCCATTTTGAAGAAATGTGAGGGCTTGCCACTTGCAATAGTGGCAGTTGGAGGCCTCATGTGTTCAAGAAGCAAGACGGTCGTGGAATGGAAGAAGGTCTTTGAAAGCCTCAATTGGCAACTAAGCAACAATCCCATGCTGGAACAAGTGAAGGGAATATTGCTGTTGAGCTTCAATGATTTACCATTCTACCTCAAGTATTGTTTCTTATTCTGTTGTGTTTTCCGCGATGGTTACCCAATTAGGAGGAAGAAGTTAATTAGGCTATGGATAGCAGAAGGGTTCATCCGAGAAAGAAAAGGTATGACCTTGGAAGAGATAGCAGAGGAGTACCTCACAGAACTTGTCCTCCGAAGCCTGATTCAAGTTACAGAGACTAATGATGCTGGGAGGGTGAAGATATGTCGAGTACAAGATGTCATGCGTGAACTAGCTATGACGATATCTGAAAAGGAGAATTTCTGCACAGCATATGATGGTTACCCATCAAAGCTAGAAGGAAAAATCCGCAGGTTATCAGTTCATAGTACTGGTGAAAGCATCCGATTGGGCAGTGCCATGTCACACCATCTTCGCTCTTTCTTTGTGTTTCCAACAGATACATGCTCTTCGTTCTCTCTAGCTGTTGTgtcatcaaaattcaaatttctaagGGTTCTTGATCTAGAGGGTGTTCCCATTGAGACCATGCCAGGAACACTGGTTGAGTTGTTCAATCTAAGGTACTTGAACTTGAGAGATACAGATATAAGGGAGCTTCCCAAATCGATGGAAAGGCTAAACAAGTTACAAACATTGGATGTATGGAATACCTATATAGAAAGGCTACCAAGTGGAATATCAAAACTATCTAATTTGAGGCATCTGTTTATGCTCCACAAGAACGGTCAGAACTCTCAAACAACAGACGCTCTCATCAGTATGCAGGCTCCGGGGGGGGTATGGAACATCCGCAGTTTGCAGACTCTTGCATGTATTGAAGCAGAGAAGGAGCTAATCCAGCAGGTAGGGAACTTGACTGGTCTCAAACGGTTGGAGATTGCAAAATTGAGAGCTGCTGATGGACCAAAGCTGTGCGATTCAATTCAAAAGTTGACAGGCCTCCTCCGTTTAGGTGTGATGGCAACCAATACAGAAGAGGAACTTCAATTGGAAGCATTACCTTTGACTCCAATATTTCTTCAGAAACTAACCTTGATCGGTCAATTGAATAGGTTACCTCCCTGGATTGGGTCCTTGGAAAATCTAACGCATTTGTATTTGGGTTATTCTCGTCTCCAAGAAGATATACTTTCTTCTATCCATGTACTTTCCAGTCTAGTGTTCCTTGAGCTCAAGAAAGCATATGATGGCAGGGCCTTACACTTCAAGGAAGGATGGTTCCCTAGACTGAACAAACTGAATCTTGTAGAGCTTGTGCAATTGGATAGCATGAAACTGGAGGAGAATTCGCTGCCAAGCATCCGGGAATTGTATCTAATTCGTTGTCAAGCGATGAAGGCGTTGCCTCAAGGGATTGAGCATCTTAATGGCCTTCAGAAGTTGCATCTGGAGGATGTGCATGAGCAATTGTTGCAGAGGTTCCGAAGTGGCCTCATTGAAGATCACCAGAAGGTACAGCACATACCAACAATCAAACTCGTCTACATAACAGAACAAACTCGAGTAGTTGAAACACTATGA
- the LOC133692194 gene encoding uncharacterized protein LOC133692194 yields the protein MAALKRRLNTDSDIHALHKELDEVSCPICLDRPHNAVLLLCSSNEKGCKSYICDTSYRHSNCLDQFKKSRGNSRSNVTLQSSMPINSVSSSTTTDASVTLRSHAIDGNENHNLNEISNDTFVRLPEELVDSESVQERIEHGGVNANSPELSLSPGCPLCRGTILGWEVVDEARKYLNLKKRSCSRESCSFSGNYQELRRHARRVHPSIRPCDIDPSRERAWRCLEHQREYGDIVSAVHSAMPGAVVVGDYIIENGDRLSVERESRTNEVNAPWWTTFFFFQMIGSIDGAAEPRTWSRAWTRHRQSAETLADRRFLWGENLLGLHDNDDDDNNNNNNNDGYLHVLGNAGEDASPIPRRRRRLTRSRSNDHS from the coding sequence ATGGCTGCTTTGAAACGAAGACTTAATACTGATTCAGATATTCATGCCCTGCACAAAGAATTGGATGAGGTATCATGTCCTATCTGCTTGGACCGTCCTCATAATGCTGTTCTACTCCTGTGCAGCTCAAATGAGAAGGGCTGCAAATCTTACATTTGTGATACGAGTTACAGGCACTCAAATTGCCTGGACCAGTTCAAAAAATCGAGGGGCAATTCTAGGAGCAATGTTACCTTGCAAAGTTCAATGCCCATCAACTCAGTCAGTTCTAGTACCACTACTGATGCAAGTGTGACTTTGAGAAGTCATGCCATTGATGGTAATGAAAATCACAATCTAAATGAGATCAGCAATGACACTTTTGTTAGACTGCCTGAAGAACTTGTAGATTCTGAGTCTGTTCAGGAAAGGATTGAACATGGAGGGGTTAATGCGAACTCACCAGAGTTAAGTTTGAGTCCCGGTTGCCCTTTATGCCGAGGAACCATACTAGGCTGGGAGGTGGTAGATGAGGCTAGAAAATATCTAAACTTGAAGAAGCGAAGTTGCTCCCGGGAATCTTGCTCATTCTCTGGAAACTACCAAGAATTGCGTAGACATGCCAGGAGGGTTCACCCATCTATCCGGCCCTGTGACATTGATCCATCTAGGGAACGAGCTTGGAGATGCCTTGAGCACCAGAGAGAATATGGTGATATTGTCAGTGCTGTCCATTCAGCTATGCCAGGTGCTGTTGTGGTTGGTGATTACATAATTGAAAATGGAGATAGATTATCAGTTGAAAGGGAAAGCAGGACAAATGAAGTCAATGCACCATGGTGgactactttcttttttttccagatgATTGGTTCAATTGATGGTGCAGCTGAACCAAGGACCTGGTCAAGGGCTTGGACTAGGCATCGCCAATCTGCCGAAACTTTAGCTGACCGCCGGTTCCTTTGGGGTGAGAATTTGTTGGGTCTACATGACAATGACGAcgacgacaacaacaacaacaacaacaacgatgGTTATTTGCATGTATTAGGCAATGCTGGTGAAGATGCATCTCCAATCCCAAGAAGGCGCCGGCGTTTGACTCGGTCAAGGTCCAATGATCATTCATGA
- the LOC133692559 gene encoding 3-ketoacyl CoA thiolase 1, peroxisomal-like has product MEKAFNRQKVLLAHLQPTSPSPLLSASICAAGDSAAYHRTAAFGDDIVIVAAYRTAICKARRGGFKDTFPDDLLGFVLKAVVEKTNVNPSEVGDIVVGTVLAPGSERAIECRMAAFYAGFPDTVPLRTVNRQCSSGLQAVADVAASIKAGYYDIGIAAGLECMTVNGIRNVPKVNPRVEAFQQARDCLLPMGLTSENVAQRYGVTRQEQDQAAVDSHRKAAAARASGKFKDEIIPVTTKIVDPETGIQKVITISEDDGIRPNSNLAELSRLKPAFKKDGSTTAGNASQVSDGAGAVLLMKRSLAAQKGLPILGVFRSFAAVGVDPAVMGVGPAAAIPVAVQAAGLELNDIDLFEINEAFASQYVYCIKKLELDPEKVNVNGGAIALGHPLGATGARCVGTLLNEMKRRGKDSRFGVISMCIGSGMGAAAVFERGDCVDTLCNVRKVESNDLLSKDAR; this is encoded by the exons atggagaaAGCATTTAACAGACAAAAAGTTCTTCTTGCTCATCTGCAACCCacttctccttctcctcttctctct GCTTCAATTTGTGCTGCTGGGGACAGTGCTGCATATCACCGGACAGCAGCTTTTGGTGATGATATTGTGATTGTGGC TGCGTACCGTACTGCTATTTGCAAAGCCAGGCGTGGTGGGTTCAAGGATACCTTTCCCGATGATCTACTTGGATTTGTATTAAAG GCAGTGgtagaaaaaacaaatgtgaATCCAAGTGAAGTAGGGGACATCGTCGTTGGAACCGTGCTGGCTCCTGGTTCAGAAAGAGCAATTGAGTGCAGGATGGCAGCGTTTTATGCTGGTTTCCCTG ATACGGTGCCCCTCAGAACAGTCAACAGGCAATGCTCATCTGGCCTCCAGGCAGTTGCTGATGTTGCTGCATCCATAAAAGCAGGATATTATGACATTG GTATTGCAGCTGGGTTGGAGTGCATGACAGTGAACGGCATTAGGAATGTTCCCAAAGTTAACCCAAGA GTAGAGGCCTTTCAACAAGCCCGAGATTGTCTTCTTCCTATGGGTCTGACTTCTGAAAATGTTGCTCAGCGTTATGGCGTGACACGACAAGAGCAAGATCAGGCTGCT GTTGATTCTCATAGAAAAGCTGCAGCTGCAAGAGCATCTGGTAAATTCAAAGATGAAATTATCCCAGTTACTACGAAG attgtgGACCCAGAAACTGGTATACAGAAGGTTATCACAATTTCAGAGGATGATGGCATTCGACCAAACTCAAACCTGGCAGAGCTGTCCAGGCTGAAACCTGCATTCAAAAAGGATGGATCCACCACTGCTG gcaatgctaGCCAAGTCAGTGATGGTGCTGGAGCTGTACTTCTTATGAAAAGAAGCCTTGCTGCACAGAAGGGACTTCCAATTCTTGGAGTGTTCAG GAGTTTTGCTGCTGTTGGTGTAGATCCTGCTGTAATGGGTGTAGGCCCAGCAGCTGCAATTCCAGTGGCAGTGCAAGCCGCTGGACTTGAGCTTAATGATATTGACCTGTTTGAAATAAATGAG GCATTTGCATCACAATATGTTTATTGTATAAAGAAGCTGGAGCTTGACCCTGAGAAAGTTAATGTGAATGGCGGTGCAATTGCTCTTGGGCATCCTTTAGGTGCTACAG GTGCCCGCTGTGTTGGAACTCTTCTGAATGAGATGAAGCGCCGTGGGAAAGATAGTCGCTTTGGAGTGATCTCAATGTGCATAG GGTCTGGCATGGGGGCTGCTGCTGTTTTCGAGAGAGGAGACTGTGTCGACACACTATGCAATGTTCGAAAGGTGGAAAGCAACGACCTTCTGTCAAAAGATGCTCGTTAG